AAAAACCTCAATACCGACAAAAAGGAAGTCGAAGACGTCACTCTGCCCCCCGCCGAAGGGGACGACGTGGCCCAGACCGTCAAAGTCATGGGCGGCGAGGATTGGGAGCTGTGGATGGACGCTCTCGCCGAGGCCGGCGTCCTGGCGGAGGGTGCCAAAAGCGTCGCCTACAGCTACATCGGCCCCGAAGTCACTTGGCCCATTTACAAGGACGGCACCATTGGACAAGCCAAAGAAGACGTGGAGCGAGCGGCCCGCGCCATCAGCCAAAAGCACGGCGCGCAAGCGCTCGTGAGCGTCAACAAAGCGCTCGTGACCCAGGCCAGCAGCGCCATTCCAGTTGTCCCCCTCTACATCTCCCTCCTCTACAAAGTCATGAAGGCCAAAGGCACTCACGAGGGCTGCATCGAGCAGATGGACCGCTTGCTCCGAAGCCAACTCTACGCAGCCGCTGGCCCTTCCCTGGATGAAGCGGGGCGCATTCGGATTGACGACTGGGAAATGGACGCTGAGGTGCAAGCCGAGGTCGCTGCCTTGTGGCCACGGGTCACCACCGAGCAAATCGATGAGATGAGCGACTTCGCCGGCTACCAAGCAGAGTTCCTTAAGCTCTTCGGATTCGGTCTCCCCGGCATCGACTACACGGCCGAGACCGATCCCCTGGTGGAAGTCCCCTCGCTGGCTTAGGCATTTTGATCCGACCTCCTCTCCGGCAAGAGCCCCTAGGCCCTAAGCATAGGCCTTAAGATAGGCCCTAAGGAAAGGGAACCACTGGCACTCAACGCTGAAGCAGAGGCGGCGGGGTGGGCTCCGCTGAGGCCTCTTCTTCTTCAGGAGCAGGCAAAAGCTCCGAGCGAGTCCGTAGAACCGAAGCGACCGTTTGTTGCGTGACCCGGTAAACCACGCCGTTGAAGGTCTTCTCCCTTTCGAATTTCTCCTCAGCCTGCGCGAGCGCTTTTTGGTAGTCCTCCTTGCTTTGCGCGAGGGCTTCTTCCACCCGCTTGGCGAGATCGGCTCGCTCCTCCTCCGTCGGCTCCCCGGGCCCATCCGCGAGCGGGCCCGACTCCTCTTCGGGACTGGTCCCCTCGTTGGCAAGAGTGGCTTCCACTTGGGACTCTTCTGCTGGCTGGCCCTCTCCTGCCGCCTCCTGTTCGGCCGCCAAGGCATTCAGGGTCTCGTCGGCCTCCGCTTCAATCCGTCGAATCTCGGCCTCCCGCTCCCGCTCTTCCTGCCAGCTCGCTTTCACCTCGGCTTCGACCGAGCTGGGAGCTGGCTCGGGCAAGGGCGTGAAGGAAATGCTCGGCGTCAGGGCCCACTCCTCCAAGCCCTCGTTCAAAGGGACCAGCCGCAGGTCGTAGGAAAATCCGTCAAAGGTCTCCAGCACGACCCTCCGCTCGCCTTCGCTCGGCTCCGGCTGGAAGTCGAGCAAGACATCCTCGAAGTCGGGAGACTCCAAAATCGTGCGGAGATCCGTGGCCACGGCCGCGTCCAAAAACTCTCCAGAGGCTGGCGCCACCAGAGAAAGCTCTCCTTCGGGATCTTCTCGTGCCACCTCCCAGGCGGCGAAGGCAGGATCGTGGGGCGCGCTCACGGCGAGCGACTTCAGCTTGCTCACTTTAAAGAAGGAAGAGGCGAGCCACTCCTTGGGATCGGCGGTCACATCGCGCAGAGCGTCCTCGACCACAAAGACCGCCTCCTCCACCCCGCCTACCCGAGCAAAGCGTCCCATGTCTTCGGCGTAGCCACCCAGATTGCCTCGCGAACGCATGAGCGTCCCGAAGAACAGCTCCGCCGCTTCGGTCTCCTTTTTTTGGAAAGCGATGCGCAGGGGCGGGACCACGTCCTCGCTTCGCTTGGCCGAGACATCCAACTGCAAGCGATCATACTGCGACGGCCCAGCCTGCTCTGTTTGAGCCACTTCCATGGCAAAGGCTTTTTCCAAAAGATCGGACACTTGTTCCCCGTCCGCAGGATAGCCCTCGCGCTCGGCCACCTTCCAGGTGGCCTCGGCTTTCTCCAGCGTGACGCTGCCCAAAGCATCTTCGATCACGATGGTTTCGACCAAGGCTGGATTGAACTCAGCCAGGAGCTTTTGCCCTGGTTTGATGGTGGAGTAAGCGGATCGCTCCGGCTCCTGGGTGGCCACCGTCACGATGAGGGCGAGCAGGCCCACCAAAAGACAAACGGCCCAGGCGATAAGAACTTCTTTCTTGGTCATGGATTAGCGGGCGGAGTTTCGGAAACGGCGCAGGATGGCGACGGTGATCCCGGCCAAGGCCACCACCAGCGGCGGCACCAGGACATTCACGAGCGTGATATTGGCCAAGAGGGTGTCCCGCTCGCTCTTGGTCTCCTTCTCCAGCTCTCGGATGTCCTTTTGGAAGCGGACGATCCCTGCTTGGGCTTTTTCCTCCAGCTCCAAGGCCTCACGGTCGACGGCATTGCCTGCTCCACCTCGGCGCTGCTCTTGCAGTTCTTCAAAGCGAGCTTGGGCCTGGGAAAGGCCCTCTTGGAGGGTTTCGATCTTGTCCTCGATCCGCCGCTCGGCCTCGGCTTCCAACTCGTTCAAGAGCGTGAAAGGACGTCGCAGGGAACGGCCTCGCGCCCCCACCAGGTTGGTGTCTCCCGTCATCTCATCGAGCAGATTGAGGAAGAATTGCTCGTTGCCTCCCCGCGGGGAAGGGATGGCCGTGGGTTGGCCGTTGATGAAGACGATTTCTGGTCGCTGGTTGTCGTAGGCCAGTTGGTCCAAAAGAAAGTCGGTGTCCGCCACCAAGACGACCGCGCCCGGCGCGCTCGCCTCGGCCAGGTGCTCGGGGCCCTCCTCGGAGGCCGTCTCTTCCTCCTCGCTGGCTTCCTCCTCTCCAGGAGGTCCCTCAGGGAAAAGAGTGGAGAAATTTCCTTTCAGGCGAATCGCGACCTCATACTCCACCCCGCTCGGCTCAATGCGCGGAGCTTCGGGTCCCCTGGTTTGCAAGGCAGCCGACGAGGGCATGAGGGCGGTCTTGTCCGAGGTCTGGACCAGAACACTCTTTTCCAGGCCCTCGGGCGCCTGGCCGCTGAAGCCGCCCATGGCAAAGCCACTCAAACTCCGCAGGCCCGAGGTCGTGATGTCGTCCTCGTTCATGGCCTCGCTACTGAAGGTCAGCATGAACTCATCGAAGGTGTCCAGGCTGACCCGTGTGCGATAGCGCAGATCGGCCAGCACGAGGGCATCGCCAAACTGGCTGGGGCCGTGAAAGGTCTGCCCCCAGGACTCCAGAAATTCCGGGAGGTCGGAAGCCAGGGGCAACTGCGGTGCTTGGCCCATCATGGGGTTCATCTGTCGCTGGTTGGCCTGATTGACCTCGCTGGCCGCATAGCTATAAGGGTCTAGGAAAGCCAGGATTTTGCCGCCTCGCAGGAGATACTGATCGATGGCATAGCGAGCCGCTTCATCCAACTGGGGAGGGTGATAGAGCAGGAGGAGATCGAAGCGGTCATCGAGACCGGAAAGATCCATGGCATCCAGCTCTTCCGCTTCGAAGATGCCTAAACTCCGCCGAAAGGCCCAGTTCCCTCGCTGCGACCCAAAATCCAGGACCGAGAGGCTACTGAGAACAGCGATTCGCTTGGGCTCGGGATTCATGACCCGGCTGATGGCCCGGATGACTTCGTATTCCAAAAGCTCCTCGTTGTCCGGGTCCAAGACGGGAATGCGTTCTTTCTCCCCCAGGCAGCTGACTGCGATGCCAAAGTAGACCACTTCCTCCAACCCCACTCGACGCGGCGGAATCAGGTCCAGCTTGGCGGAGTCTTCCGCATCGGTGTCCGGCTGGGTGTCATAGATCTCCACCAGCAGTTCCGGCCCGGCCACTTCTGAAAAACGAGCCAACAAATCCTCCACCTTCTGCGCGTGGAGCTTGTAGGGCCGAGGGAGAGCCTGGGAGTCCCGCGTGTAGTAGAACCGAAGGGTCACTGGGGTATCGATCCCTTCCAAAATGGCTCGGGTGCCCGGCGCCAGGGTGTGAAGTTTGTCTTGCGTCAAATCCACCTTGCCCCGTCCCAAGCTGGTGTTGCCTAAAATCGAGTTCAGAAAGATCGCAATCAGCACGACCGCCACGATCCAAGCGGAAGAGGCGAGCGCGGGATGAAAAGTGGATTTTTTCTCGGTGTCCATGGAGGAGAAGGCTCAGGCTCGTTTGGCGCGGATGACGGCGCTTGTGATGAGCAGCGAGACCGCAATCAGCGTCACGAAGTAAAAGACATCCTTGAGGTAGAGGGCCCCTTGCATGAGGTTATTGAAGTGTTGGTAGAAGCTAAACGAGGTGATGCGGCTGACTTCCTCGGGCGAGAAAATCTTATTGAGAAACTGCTCCACGCGACCAAACCCGATCATGGTGAAGCCGAGGCAGATGACCGTTGAGACGATAAAACAGACCACTTGGTTTCGCGTGAGAGAGGAAAC
This is a stretch of genomic DNA from Verrucomicrobiota bacterium. It encodes these proteins:
- the fabV gene encoding enoyl-ACP reductase FabV — its product is MIIQPRIRGFICLTAHPEGCAAHVQEQIDLVKSRGPLEGGPKSVLVVGASTGYGLASRIAAAYGSGAATLGVFFEKPPTEKKTASPGYYNSAAFEKAATADGLFARSLNGDAFSEELKQQAIQLIKEGPGQVDLVVYSLASPRRTDPTNGETYKSVLKPVGQAFSAKNLNTDKKEVEDVTLPPAEGDDVAQTVKVMGGEDWELWMDALAEAGVLAEGAKSVAYSYIGPEVTWPIYKDGTIGQAKEDVERAARAISQKHGAQALVSVNKALVTQASSAIPVVPLYISLLYKVMKAKGTHEGCIEQMDRLLRSQLYAAAGPSLDEAGRIRIDDWEMDAEVQAEVAALWPRVTTEQIDEMSDFAGYQAEFLKLFGFGLPGIDYTAETDPLVEVPSLA
- a CDS encoding Gldg family protein, whose translation is MDTEKKSTFHPALASSAWIVAVVLIAIFLNSILGNTSLGRGKVDLTQDKLHTLAPGTRAILEGIDTPVTLRFYYTRDSQALPRPYKLHAQKVEDLLARFSEVAGPELLVEIYDTQPDTDAEDSAKLDLIPPRRVGLEEVVYFGIAVSCLGEKERIPVLDPDNEELLEYEVIRAISRVMNPEPKRIAVLSSLSVLDFGSQRGNWAFRRSLGIFEAEELDAMDLSGLDDRFDLLLLYHPPQLDEAARYAIDQYLLRGGKILAFLDPYSYAASEVNQANQRQMNPMMGQAPQLPLASDLPEFLESWGQTFHGPSQFGDALVLADLRYRTRVSLDTFDEFMLTFSSEAMNEDDITTSGLRSLSGFAMGGFSGQAPEGLEKSVLVQTSDKTALMPSSAALQTRGPEAPRIEPSGVEYEVAIRLKGNFSTLFPEGPPGEEEASEEEETASEEGPEHLAEASAPGAVVLVADTDFLLDQLAYDNQRPEIVFINGQPTAIPSPRGGNEQFFLNLLDEMTGDTNLVGARGRSLRRPFTLLNELEAEAERRIEDKIETLQEGLSQAQARFEELQEQRRGGAGNAVDREALELEEKAQAGIVRFQKDIRELEKETKSERDTLLANITLVNVLVPPLVVALAGITVAILRRFRNSAR
- a CDS encoding DUF4340 domain-containing protein — translated: MTKKEVLIAWAVCLLVGLLALIVTVATQEPERSAYSTIKPGQKLLAEFNPALVETIVIEDALGSVTLEKAEATWKVAEREGYPADGEQVSDLLEKAFAMEVAQTEQAGPSQYDRLQLDVSAKRSEDVVPPLRIAFQKKETEAAELFFGTLMRSRGNLGGYAEDMGRFARVGGVEEAVFVVEDALRDVTADPKEWLASSFFKVSKLKSLAVSAPHDPAFAAWEVAREDPEGELSLVAPASGEFLDAAVATDLRTILESPDFEDVLLDFQPEPSEGERRVVLETFDGFSYDLRLVPLNEGLEEWALTPSISFTPLPEPAPSSVEAEVKASWQEEREREAEIRRIEAEADETLNALAAEQEAAGEGQPAEESQVEATLANEGTSPEEESGPLADGPGEPTEEERADLAKRVEEALAQSKEDYQKALAQAEEKFEREKTFNGVVYRVTQQTVASVLRTRSELLPAPEEEEASAEPTPPPLLQR